In one Streptomyces venezuelae genomic region, the following are encoded:
- a CDS encoding alpha/beta fold hydrolase — protein sequence MTRSYRQPGVVLADRRFSVPLDHDDPTGERIEIFAREAVSASRGGADRPWLVYLQGGPGFGATRFHGAESWLARALQDYRVLLVDQRGTGSSTPANRQTLPLRGGPREQAGYLAHFRADSIVRDCEAIRPEVTGGAPWTVLGQSFGGFCATHYLSSAPEGLTAALITGGLPTLDGHADDVYRAAYPRMERKTAAHYARYPQDVERARRVAAHLAEHDTVLEGGYKLTVPAFQSLGMLLGSGDGSHRLHYLLEDAFVPTPAGPALSDAFLDSMRTVLSYAGNPLFAVLHEAIYGQDERPTAWSAERMRGEHPQFDPEKTLAGDAPLLFTGEAVQRWMFDSDPALRPLRETAELLAERTDWPRLYDTGRLAANEVPAAAAIYHDDLYVDTEHSLRTARTIRGLRTWVTDEFEHDGLRASGPRVLDRLLALVRGEA from the coding sequence GTGACCCGCTCGTACCGTCAGCCCGGAGTCGTACTCGCCGACCGCCGCTTCAGCGTGCCGCTCGACCACGACGACCCGACGGGGGAGCGGATCGAGATCTTCGCGCGCGAGGCGGTCTCGGCGTCGCGCGGCGGCGCGGACCGGCCGTGGCTGGTCTACCTCCAGGGCGGCCCGGGCTTCGGGGCCACCCGCTTCCACGGCGCGGAGTCGTGGCTCGCCCGCGCCCTCCAGGACTACCGCGTCCTGCTCGTCGACCAGCGCGGCACCGGCAGCTCCACGCCCGCCAACCGCCAGACGCTCCCGCTGCGCGGCGGCCCCCGCGAACAGGCCGGCTACCTCGCCCACTTCCGCGCGGACTCCATCGTCCGCGACTGCGAGGCGATCCGCCCCGAGGTGACCGGCGGCGCCCCCTGGACCGTCCTCGGGCAGAGCTTCGGCGGCTTCTGCGCCACCCACTACCTGTCGTCGGCGCCCGAAGGCCTCACCGCCGCCCTGATCACCGGCGGCCTGCCCACCCTCGACGGCCACGCCGACGACGTGTACCGCGCGGCCTACCCGCGCATGGAGCGCAAGACCGCCGCGCACTACGCCCGCTACCCCCAGGACGTCGAGCGCGCCCGCCGCGTCGCCGCCCACCTCGCCGAGCACGACACGGTCCTGGAGGGCGGCTACAAACTGACCGTCCCGGCCTTCCAGTCCCTCGGCATGCTGCTCGGCTCGGGCGACGGCAGCCACCGCCTGCACTACCTCCTGGAGGACGCCTTCGTGCCGACCCCCGCGGGACCCGCGCTCTCCGACGCCTTCCTCGACAGCATGCGGACGGTCCTCTCGTACGCCGGCAACCCGCTCTTCGCCGTCCTGCACGAGGCGATCTACGGCCAGGACGAGCGCCCCACCGCCTGGTCCGCCGAGCGGATGCGCGGCGAACACCCGCAGTTCGACCCCGAGAAGACCCTCGCGGGCGACGCCCCGCTGCTGTTCACCGGAGAAGCCGTGCAGCGCTGGATGTTCGACAGCGACCCGGCGCTGCGCCCCCTGCGCGAGACCGCCGAGCTCCTCGCCGAGCGCACCGACTGGCCGCGCCTGTACGACACCGGACGCCTCGCCGCGAACGAGGTGCCCGCGGCAGCCGCGATCTACCACGACGACCTCTACGTCGACACGGAGCACTCCCTGCGCACCGCCCGCACCATCCGGGGCCTGCGCACCTGGGTCACCGACGAGTTCGAGCACGACGGGCTGCGCGCGAGCGGGCCGCGGGTGCTCGACCGGCTGCTCGCGCTGGTGCGCGGCGAGGCGTGA
- a CDS encoding LutB/LldF family L-lactate oxidation iron-sulfur protein gives MSGGTFVGMPAFPAAAREAVGDTTLRANLRHATHTIRDKRARAVAELSDWDRLREAGKRIKDHTLRHLDRYLVQLEESIERAGGTVHWAADAEEANRIVADLVRATGETEVVKVKSMATQEIGLNEALEAEGIRAYETDLAELIVQLGRDRPSHILVPAIHRNRGEIRDIFRKEMADWGRPAPDGLTDTPAELAEAARLHLREKFLRAKVGISGANFMVAETGTLVVVESEGNGRMCLTLPETLISVVGIEKVVPAWRDLEVFLQTLPRSSTAERMNPYTSMWTGTSDRDGPSTFHLVLLDNGRTDTLADEVGRQALRCIRCSACLNVCPVYERAGGHAYGSVYPGPIGAILSPQLRGTGSEIDASLPYASSLCGACYEVCPVAIDIPEVLVHLRERVVQGGEATRGGNRVTLKPAKGHAAERAAMRAAGLAFARPGALRAGQRLASRTRRLHPRTLPGPGRAWSATRDLPEVPVEPFRDWWQRTRGGGGRTTESNGQ, from the coding sequence ATGAGCGGCGGCACGTTCGTCGGTATGCCCGCGTTCCCGGCGGCCGCGCGGGAGGCGGTCGGCGACACCACGCTGCGGGCCAACCTGCGTCATGCGACCCACACGATCCGCGACAAGCGTGCCCGCGCCGTCGCCGAGCTGTCCGACTGGGACCGGCTGCGCGAGGCGGGCAAGCGCATCAAGGACCACACGCTGCGCCACCTCGACCGCTATCTCGTGCAGCTGGAGGAGTCCATCGAGCGGGCGGGCGGCACCGTGCACTGGGCCGCCGACGCCGAGGAAGCGAACCGCATCGTCGCCGACCTGGTCAGAGCCACCGGCGAGACGGAGGTCGTCAAGGTCAAGTCGATGGCCACGCAGGAGATCGGCCTCAACGAAGCCCTGGAGGCGGAGGGCATCCGCGCCTACGAGACCGACCTCGCCGAACTCATCGTGCAGCTCGGCCGCGACCGCCCCTCGCACATCCTGGTGCCCGCCATCCACCGCAACCGCGGCGAGATCCGCGACATCTTCCGCAAGGAGATGGCCGACTGGGGCCGTCCGGCGCCGGACGGTCTCACCGACACCCCGGCCGAGCTGGCCGAGGCGGCGCGGCTGCATCTGCGGGAGAAGTTCCTGCGCGCCAAGGTGGGGATCTCCGGGGCGAACTTCATGGTCGCCGAGACCGGCACGCTGGTCGTCGTCGAGTCGGAGGGCAACGGCCGCATGTGCCTCACGCTTCCCGAGACGCTGATCTCCGTCGTCGGCATCGAGAAGGTGGTTCCGGCCTGGCGGGACCTGGAGGTGTTCCTGCAGACGCTCCCCCGCTCCTCGACCGCCGAGCGCATGAACCCGTACACGTCGATGTGGACCGGCACGTCCGACCGGGACGGTCCGAGCACCTTCCACCTCGTCCTGCTCGACAACGGCCGCACCGACACCCTCGCCGACGAGGTGGGCCGTCAGGCGCTGCGGTGCATCCGGTGCTCGGCGTGCCTCAACGTCTGCCCGGTGTACGAGAGGGCGGGCGGACACGCGTACGGCTCGGTGTACCCGGGGCCGATCGGCGCGATCCTCAGCCCTCAGCTGCGGGGCACCGGGAGCGAGATCGACGCCTCGCTGCCGTACGCGTCCTCGCTCTGCGGCGCCTGCTACGAGGTCTGCCCGGTGGCGATCGACATTCCCGAGGTCCTCGTGCACCTGCGGGAGCGAGTGGTGCAGGGCGGCGAGGCGACGCGGGGCGGCAACAGGGTGACGCTGAAACCCGCGAAGGGGCATGCGGCGGAGAGGGCGGCGATGCGGGCCGCGGGGCTGGCGTTCGCCCGACCGGGTGCGCTCCGTGCGGGGCAGCGTCTGGCGTCGCGGACCCGGCGGCTCCATCCGCGCACGCTCCCCGGCCCCGGCAGGGCCTGGAGCGCGACCCGGGATCTGCCGGAGGTGCCGGTGGAGCCGTTCCGGGACTGGTGGCAGCGCACGCGGGGCGGCGGCGGCCGTACGACGGAAAGCAACGGGCAGTGA
- a CDS encoding PIG-L deacetylase family protein: protein MTEPQSSAAPADQLTPMPEDWRRALAVVAHPDDLEYGCAAAIAGWTDGGREVAYVLATRGEAGIDTIDPATCGPLREREQRASAAVVGVDTVEFLDHKDGVVEYGTALRRDIAAAIRRHRPELVITLNHRDTWGGVAWNTPDHVAVGRATLDAAADAGNRWIFPELIEEQGLEPWNGVRWVAVAGSSTPTHAADASAGLERSVASLLEHRTYIEALTDEDPEKYCRTFLTGNAQSLASRFGGKPAVAFEVFSR from the coding sequence ATGACCGAGCCGCAGAGTTCAGCCGCCCCCGCCGACCAGCTCACCCCCATGCCCGAGGACTGGCGGCGCGCGCTCGCCGTCGTCGCCCACCCGGACGATCTGGAGTACGGGTGCGCGGCGGCCATCGCGGGCTGGACCGACGGCGGCCGCGAGGTGGCGTACGTCCTGGCCACCCGCGGCGAGGCCGGCATCGACACCATCGACCCCGCCACCTGCGGGCCGCTGCGCGAGCGGGAGCAGCGCGCGAGCGCCGCCGTCGTCGGCGTCGACACCGTGGAGTTCCTCGACCACAAGGACGGCGTCGTCGAGTACGGGACGGCGCTGCGCCGCGACATCGCCGCCGCGATCCGCAGACACCGCCCCGAGCTGGTCATCACGCTCAACCACCGCGACACCTGGGGCGGCGTCGCCTGGAACACCCCCGACCACGTGGCCGTCGGCCGCGCCACCCTGGACGCCGCGGCGGACGCGGGCAACCGCTGGATCTTCCCAGAGCTCATCGAGGAGCAGGGCCTGGAGCCGTGGAACGGCGTGCGGTGGGTCGCCGTCGCTGGTTCCTCGACGCCCACGCACGCCGCGGACGCGTCGGCGGGGCTGGAGCGCTCGGTCGCCTCGCTCCTCGAACACCGCACGTACATCGAGGCGTTGACGGACGAGGACCCGGAGAAGTACTGCCGTACGTTCCTGACGGGCAACGCGCAGTCCCTGGCGTCGCGTTTCGGCGGCAAGCCCGCGGTGGCGTTCGAGGTCTTCAGCCGGTGA